The Rhizobium sp. BT03 genome has a window encoding:
- a CDS encoding ABC transporter permease, protein MASIAADTEEGRQAGRRLSLSPSAISYLQATPLIAILGFFFLLPIAMIAIVSFWDYDFAGLYPDFLTMNYTDTLGSWVTWKTYLNTLKFTAIVWGLTLLIGFWVAYFLAFHIRKTSTQMILFLVCTVPFMTSNIIRMISWIPVLGRNGLVNSSLIKMGVIPQPIEWLLYSDFAVVLAMVHLYTLFMVTPIFNTLMRIDRSLFEAARDAGASGWQVLWNVVIPLAKPGMAIGTIFVVTLVMADFSTVQVMSGGQSASVALMMKNQMSLLQYPAAAANAVVLLAVVLLMVAAILRVVDIRKEL, encoded by the coding sequence ATGGCAAGCATCGCAGCAGACACGGAGGAAGGGCGGCAGGCCGGGCGCAGATTGAGTCTCTCCCCCTCAGCCATCTCCTATCTCCAGGCGACACCGCTGATCGCCATCCTCGGTTTCTTCTTCCTGCTGCCGATCGCCATGATCGCAATCGTCAGCTTCTGGGACTACGACTTCGCCGGCCTCTATCCCGATTTCCTCACCATGAACTACACCGACACGCTCGGTTCGTGGGTAACCTGGAAGACCTATCTCAACACGCTGAAATTCACCGCCATCGTCTGGGGGCTGACGCTTCTCATCGGTTTCTGGGTCGCCTATTTCCTGGCCTTTCACATCCGCAAGACCTCGACGCAGATGATCCTCTTCCTCGTCTGCACCGTGCCGTTCATGACGTCGAACATTATTCGCATGATCTCGTGGATCCCGGTGCTCGGGCGCAATGGCCTCGTCAATTCGTCGCTGATCAAGATGGGCGTCATCCCGCAGCCGATCGAATGGCTGCTCTATTCCGATTTTGCCGTCGTGCTCGCCATGGTGCATCTCTATACGCTGTTCATGGTGACGCCGATCTTCAACACGCTGATGCGCATCGACCGGTCGCTGTTCGAGGCGGCGCGCGATGCCGGCGCATCCGGCTGGCAGGTGCTGTGGAATGTCGTCATTCCGCTTGCCAAACCGGGCATGGCGATCGGCACGATCTTCGTCGTCACCCTCGTCATGGCCGATTTCTCGACGGTGCAGGTGATGTCCGGCGGCCAGAGCGCCTCGGTGGCGCTGATGATGAAGAACCAGATGTCGCTGCTGCAATATCCGGCCGCTGCCGCCAATGCCGTGGTGCTGCTGGCCGTGGTGCTCTTGATGGTGGCGGCCATCCTGCGCGTCGTCGATATCCGCAAGGAGCTTTGA
- a CDS encoding ABC transporter permease has translation MNHEKRGPEFYLLAIFFAVFVLFLYGPLSAILILSFQGPDGGLTFPMNGVSTHWFFNLFEKQAVGDFGASFRRSFTLGLMVMVVTVTVSLLAGLAFRRRFRGSTVLFYATVASLVVPSIIVSLGIGVVFQEGGLKPAWYSSAFGAHLTWTLPFGVLIMFAVFNRFSPAYEEAARDLGASSWQTFRHVVLPMIAPSLIGVGLFGFTLSYDEFARTLMTSGSYNTLPLEIYGMTTNVTTPVLYALGTVTTLFSFTIILIALGVMTMLSRRQAKIN, from the coding sequence ATGAACCACGAAAAACGCGGCCCCGAATTCTATCTGCTGGCGATCTTCTTTGCCGTCTTCGTGCTCTTCCTCTACGGTCCGCTCTCGGCGATCCTGATCCTCTCCTTCCAGGGACCTGACGGCGGCCTGACATTCCCGATGAACGGCGTTTCCACCCACTGGTTCTTCAACCTGTTCGAAAAGCAGGCGGTCGGCGATTTCGGTGCCTCTTTCCGCCGGTCCTTCACCCTCGGGCTGATGGTGATGGTCGTGACCGTCACCGTGTCGCTGCTTGCCGGCCTTGCCTTCCGCCGCCGTTTCCGCGGTTCGACCGTGCTGTTCTATGCGACAGTCGCCAGCCTCGTGGTGCCGTCGATCATCGTCTCGCTCGGCATCGGCGTCGTCTTCCAGGAGGGCGGGTTGAAGCCCGCCTGGTATTCCTCGGCCTTCGGCGCGCATCTCACCTGGACGCTGCCCTTCGGCGTGCTGATCATGTTCGCCGTCTTCAACCGTTTTTCGCCGGCCTATGAAGAGGCGGCGCGCGATCTTGGCGCCAGCTCCTGGCAGACCTTCCGCCATGTCGTGCTGCCGATGATCGCGCCGAGCCTGATCGGCGTCGGCCTGTTCGGCTTCACGCTCTCCTATGACGAATTCGCCCGCACCTTGATGACCTCGGGCAGCTACAATACGCTGCCGCTCGAAATCTACGGCATGACGACCAACGTCACGACGCCGGTGCTCTATGCGCTCGGCACGGTGACGACACTGTTTTCCTTCACCATCATTCTCATCGCGCTCGGCGTCATGACGATGCTCAGCCGTCGACAGGCAAAGATCAACTGA
- a CDS encoding aspartate/glutamate racemase family protein codes for MRILIVNPNTTVSMTEKAATAARAVAASGTEIIAATSQMGPVSIEGHYDGALAIPGLLSELRERQAAGYDAAVIACFDDTGLEAARSFADVPILGLCESAVATAGFLAQRFTVVTTLERSRVLIENLVRRYGMGERAKVRASDIPVLELEDAASGAIGKLRAEIERALEEDGAEAIVLGCAGMTDLARELQDIYGVPVVDGVAAAVKQAEALVSLGLSTSKRGSYASPLPKPFTGAMSAFSPAGKLG; via the coding sequence ATGCGCATTCTCATCGTTAACCCGAATACTACGGTCTCCATGACCGAGAAGGCCGCCACCGCCGCGCGCGCGGTGGCTGCTTCGGGCACGGAAATCATCGCCGCCACTTCGCAGATGGGGCCCGTCTCCATCGAAGGCCATTATGACGGGGCGCTGGCGATCCCCGGCCTGCTTTCCGAACTGAGGGAACGGCAGGCGGCCGGCTACGACGCGGCCGTCATCGCCTGCTTCGACGATACCGGGCTCGAAGCGGCGCGGAGTTTCGCCGATGTCCCGATCCTCGGGCTTTGCGAATCCGCCGTCGCGACGGCCGGCTTCCTGGCGCAGCGTTTTACCGTGGTGACGACGCTCGAACGGTCGCGGGTGCTGATCGAAAATCTGGTGCGCCGCTACGGCATGGGCGAGCGCGCCAAGGTGCGCGCCTCCGACATTCCGGTGTTGGAGCTTGAAGATGCGGCATCGGGCGCGATTGGCAAGCTCAGGGCCGAGATCGAGCGGGCGCTTGAAGAAGACGGTGCCGAGGCGATCGTGCTCGGCTGCGCCGGCATGACGGATCTGGCGAGGGAATTGCAGGATATCTACGGCGTGCCCGTCGTCGACGGCGTCGCAGCCGCCGTCAAGCAGGCCGAAGCCCTGGTGTCGCTCGGGCTTTCCACCAGCAAACGCGGCTCCTACGCCTCGCCGCTGCCGAAACCCTTCACCGGCGCGATGAGCGCCTTTTCGCCGGCCGGGAAGCTCGGCTGA
- a CDS encoding flavin reductase family protein has translation MAVSFDFTELSERERYKLMIGTIIPRPIALVTTVDEHGRINAAPFSFFNCLSADPPILAIGVENNADMSFKDTGHNIRMTEVFTVNIVSFAIAEAMHVCGSKYPRGVDELKEAGLTAVPGEKVASPWIAEAPAAFECRRHVTLELGRSRQIVMGEIVYAHYRDGVVDPERLHVDPAAVDAIARLGGDTCATIRDRFEMLTPKL, from the coding sequence ATGGCCGTTTCCTTCGACTTCACAGAGCTTTCCGAGCGCGAACGTTACAAGCTGATGATCGGCACGATCATTCCGCGGCCGATCGCGCTGGTGACGACGGTCGATGAACACGGGCGGATCAACGCCGCCCCCTTCAGCTTCTTCAACTGCCTGTCGGCCGATCCGCCTATCCTGGCGATCGGCGTCGAGAACAATGCCGACATGTCGTTCAAGGACACCGGCCACAATATCCGCATGACCGAGGTCTTCACCGTCAACATCGTCTCCTTCGCCATCGCCGAGGCGATGCATGTCTGCGGCAGCAAATATCCGCGCGGCGTCGACGAGTTGAAGGAGGCGGGCCTGACGGCGGTGCCGGGCGAGAAGGTGGCCTCGCCCTGGATCGCCGAGGCGCCGGCCGCCTTCGAATGCCGGCGGCATGTGACGCTGGAGCTCGGCCGCTCGCGGCAGATCGTCATGGGCGAGATCGTCTACGCGCATTACCGCGACGGCGTCGTCGATCCGGAACGGCTGCATGTCGATCCGGCCGCGGTCGATGCCATTGCGCGGCTCGGCGGCGATACCTGCGCCACCATCCGCGACCGTTTCGAGATGCTGACGCCGAAGCTCTGA
- a CDS encoding heme-degrading domain-containing protein: MTIEQDLSRIAEQEKALSFDAFDLTTAWQLGKLLQELATERGLGVAIDVTLHSMPVFYAALPGVTPDNVNWVRRKRNMVLRYFRSSYASGLKLGKDGKTVEDNGLSSADYAPHGGSFPINVRGTGCIGAVTVSGLPQRDDHNLVVEALALMLAKDLDTLRLAPLL, from the coding sequence ATGACAATCGAACAGGATCTCAGCCGGATCGCGGAGCAGGAGAAGGCGCTGAGCTTCGATGCTTTCGACCTGACGACGGCATGGCAGCTCGGCAAGCTCCTGCAGGAACTCGCCACCGAGCGCGGCCTCGGTGTCGCGATAGACGTGACCCTGCATTCGATGCCGGTCTTCTATGCCGCACTGCCGGGTGTGACGCCCGATAACGTCAACTGGGTCCGTCGCAAGCGCAACATGGTGCTGCGCTATTTCCGCAGCAGCTATGCCTCCGGCCTGAAGCTCGGCAAGGATGGCAAGACGGTCGAGGATAACGGCCTTTCCAGCGCCGATTATGCGCCGCATGGCGGCAGTTTCCCGATCAATGTCAGGGGTACCGGCTGCATCGGCGCGGTCACCGTTTCCGGCCTGCCCCAGCGCGACGACCATAATCTCGTGGTCGAGGCGCTGGCGCTGATGCTGGCAAAGGATCTGGACACGCTGCGGCTCGCGCCGCTGCTCTGA
- a CDS encoding AGE family epimerase/isomerase has product MAPVLGNWTSRAYHRGWLLAQANGLFDFFQHNSINPKGGFYDLDDTGRPLDAEGQVRGIHIAARAVHCFSIGTLLGRPGASDLVDHGMDYLWNHHRDRKNGGYFWSLNNDGPVDTNKQGYGHAFVLLAASSAKTIGHPLADGMLADITEILNQKFWEPRHGAIAEEFTADWQPLDGGAYRGQNSNMHLTEALMAAFEASGDRDYLTKAESIADLVIRRQAGSVDWRVAEHFDADWNLDKQYYHPNEMFRPAGTTPGHWLEWARLILQLWALGGKRIEWMPDAAKALFEQSMALGWDSDKGGFFYTLDWNDKPAKRNKLWWPACEGAAAAHFLNEHLPSDYHEECYRKIWNVIERAFIDHKNGGWHEELTEDLVPAHSLFPGKGDIYHALQACLIPLFPATGSLTKGITEAGGRL; this is encoded by the coding sequence ATGGCACCCGTGCTTGGAAACTGGACGAGCCGCGCCTATCATCGCGGCTGGCTGCTCGCCCAGGCAAACGGCCTCTTCGATTTCTTCCAGCACAATTCGATCAACCCGAAGGGCGGCTTCTACGATCTCGACGACACCGGCAGGCCGCTCGATGCCGAGGGCCAGGTGCGCGGCATCCATATCGCCGCGCGCGCGGTGCATTGCTTCTCGATCGGCACGCTGCTCGGCCGCCCGGGTGCGAGCGACCTCGTCGACCACGGCATGGACTATCTCTGGAACCATCACCGCGATCGCAAGAATGGCGGCTATTTCTGGTCGCTGAACAATGACGGCCCGGTCGATACCAACAAGCAGGGGTATGGCCACGCTTTCGTGCTGCTGGCCGCCTCCTCCGCCAAGACGATCGGCCATCCGCTTGCCGACGGCATGCTTGCCGACATCACCGAAATCCTGAACCAGAAATTCTGGGAGCCGCGCCATGGCGCCATCGCCGAGGAATTCACCGCCGACTGGCAGCCGCTCGACGGCGGCGCCTATCGCGGCCAGAACTCCAACATGCACCTGACCGAAGCGCTGATGGCCGCCTTCGAAGCATCAGGCGACCGGGATTACCTCACCAAGGCCGAAAGCATCGCCGATCTCGTCATCCGCCGGCAGGCGGGTTCGGTCGATTGGCGCGTCGCCGAGCATTTCGATGCCGACTGGAACCTCGACAAGCAATATTATCATCCGAACGAAATGTTCCGCCCGGCCGGTACGACGCCCGGCCACTGGCTGGAATGGGCCCGCCTCATCCTGCAGCTTTGGGCGCTCGGCGGCAAACGCATCGAGTGGATGCCGGATGCGGCCAAAGCCCTCTTCGAGCAATCCATGGCGCTCGGTTGGGACAGCGACAAGGGCGGCTTCTTCTATACGCTCGACTGGAACGACAAGCCCGCCAAGCGCAATAAGCTCTGGTGGCCGGCCTGCGAGGGTGCGGCCGCCGCGCATTTCCTCAACGAGCACCTGCCGAGCGACTATCACGAGGAATGCTACCGCAAAATCTGGAACGTCATCGAGCGCGCCTTCATCGACCACAAGAACGGCGGCTGGCACGAAGAACTGACGGAAGATCTCGTTCCCGCCCATTCGCTCTTCCCCGGCAAGGGCGACATCTACCACGCCCTGCAGGCCTGCCTCATCCCGCTCTTCCCGGCAACCGGCAGCCTGACGAAGGGCATTACTGAGGCCGGCGGCAGGCTCTGA
- the metH gene encoding methionine synthase translates to MFDTLFGPETGKRDGNEVFAALRKAASERILVLDGAMGTQIQGLGYDEDQFRGTRFIGCACHQKGNNDLLILTQPDAIEEIHYKYAKAGADILETNTFSSTRIAQADYEMENAVYDLNKEGAEIVRRAAIRAEREDGRRRFVAGAIGPTNRTASISPDVNNPGFRAVTFDDLRSAYGEQIDGLIDGGADIILIETIFDTLNAKAAIFACEERFEAKGVRLPVMISGTITDLSGRTLSGQTPSAFWNSVRHANPFTIGLNCALGANAMRPHLQELSGVADTFICAYPNAGLPNEFGQYDETPELMAAQIDSFAREGLVNIVGGCCGSTPEHIRAIAETVAKYKPRPIPEHRPFMSLSGLEPFELTKDIPFVNVGERTNVTGSARFRKLITNADYTAALDVARDQVENGAQVIDINMDEGLIDSEKAMVEFLNLIAAEPDIARVPVMIDSSKFSIIESGLKRVQGKPIVNSISLKEGEENFLAQARLLHNYGAAVVVMAFDETGQADNYDRKVEICTRAYKLLTEKIGFPPEDIIFDPNIFAVATGIEEHNNYGVDFIEATRTIRERMPLVHISGGVSNLSFSFRGNEPVREAMHAVFLYHAIQAGMDMGIVNAGQLAVYDNIDPELREACEDVVLNRRADGTERLLEVAERFRGAGAREGRVQDLSWREWSVEKRLEHALVNGITEYIEADTEEARQQAARPLHVIEGPLMAGMNVVGDLFGSGKMFLPQVVKSARVMKQAVAVLLPYMEEEKRLNGGEERRSAGKILMATVKGDVHDIGKNIVGVVLACNNYEIVDLGVMVPATKILETAIAEKVDVIGLSGLITPSLDEMVHVAAEMERQGFEIPLLIGGATTSRVHTAVKIHPGYNKGQAIYVTDASRAVGVVSALLSPETRQGYVDDTRAEYAKVAAAHARSEAEKVRLPLPRARENAHKVDWSGYQPTKPQFFGTQVFEDYDLAELARYIDWTPFFQTWELRGRFPGILDDEKQGEAARALWADAQAMLKKIIDEKWFRPRAVIGFWPAGAVGDDIRLFTDESRGEELATFYTLRQQLSKRDGRANVALSDFVAPVASGVQDYVGGFVVTAGIEEIAIAERFERANDDYSSILVKALADRFAEAFAERMHEQVRREYWGYAREEHLSNEDLIGEAYAGIRPAPGYPAQPDHTEKKTLFKLLDAEHTAGVKLTESYAMWPGSSVSGLYIGHPDSYYFGVAKVERDQVEDYAKRKGMEVPEVERWLGPVLNYVPRKTDEEIEDAA, encoded by the coding sequence GTGTTTGATACTCTCTTTGGTCCGGAAACGGGCAAACGTGACGGCAATGAAGTTTTCGCAGCGCTGCGCAAAGCCGCGAGCGAACGCATCCTCGTCCTCGACGGCGCCATGGGTACGCAGATCCAGGGGCTCGGCTATGACGAAGACCAGTTCCGCGGCACCCGCTTCATCGGCTGCGCCTGCCATCAGAAGGGCAATAACGACCTTCTGATCCTGACCCAGCCGGATGCGATCGAAGAGATCCATTACAAATACGCCAAGGCCGGCGCCGATATTCTCGAGACCAACACCTTCTCCTCGACCCGCATCGCGCAGGCCGATTACGAGATGGAGAACGCCGTCTACGACCTCAACAAGGAGGGCGCCGAGATCGTCCGCCGCGCGGCGATCCGCGCCGAGCGCGAGGACGGCCGCCGCCGCTTTGTCGCCGGCGCCATCGGCCCGACCAACCGCACCGCCTCGATCTCGCCCGATGTCAACAACCCCGGCTTCCGCGCCGTCACCTTCGACGATCTGCGCTCCGCCTATGGCGAGCAGATCGACGGGCTGATCGACGGCGGTGCCGACATCATCCTGATCGAGACGATCTTCGACACGCTGAACGCCAAGGCGGCGATCTTCGCCTGCGAGGAGCGTTTCGAGGCCAAGGGCGTGCGCCTGCCGGTGATGATCTCCGGCACGATCACCGACCTTTCCGGCCGCACGCTCTCCGGCCAGACGCCGTCGGCCTTCTGGAACTCGGTGCGCCACGCCAATCCCTTCACGATCGGGCTCAACTGCGCGCTCGGCGCCAATGCGATGCGTCCGCACCTGCAGGAACTCTCGGGTGTCGCCGACACCTTCATCTGCGCCTATCCGAATGCCGGCCTGCCGAACGAGTTCGGCCAGTATGACGAGACGCCGGAGTTGATGGCGGCCCAGATCGACAGCTTCGCCCGCGAAGGCCTCGTCAATATCGTCGGCGGCTGCTGCGGCTCGACGCCGGAGCACATCCGGGCGATCGCCGAGACCGTTGCCAAATACAAGCCGCGGCCGATTCCTGAACATCGCCCCTTCATGTCGCTGTCGGGCCTCGAACCCTTCGAGCTGACCAAGGACATTCCCTTCGTCAACGTCGGCGAGCGCACCAACGTCACCGGCTCGGCGAGGTTCCGCAAGCTGATCACCAATGCCGACTACACCGCAGCGCTCGATGTGGCGCGCGACCAGGTCGAGAATGGCGCGCAGGTGATCGACATCAACATGGACGAGGGCCTGATCGATTCCGAAAAGGCGATGGTCGAGTTCCTGAACCTGATCGCCGCCGAGCCGGACATCGCCCGCGTGCCTGTCATGATCGATAGTTCGAAATTCTCGATCATCGAATCCGGCCTGAAGCGCGTCCAGGGCAAGCCGATCGTCAACTCGATCTCGCTGAAGGAAGGCGAGGAGAATTTCCTCGCCCAGGCGCGGCTTCTGCATAATTATGGTGCTGCCGTCGTCGTCATGGCCTTCGACGAGACGGGGCAGGCGGACAATTACGACCGCAAGGTCGAGATCTGCACGCGCGCCTATAAGCTGCTGACGGAAAAGATCGGTTTCCCGCCCGAGGACATCATCTTCGACCCGAACATTTTCGCGGTCGCGACCGGCATCGAAGAGCACAATAATTACGGCGTCGATTTCATCGAGGCGACGCGGACGATCCGTGAGCGTATGCCGCTCGTCCATATCTCCGGCGGCGTCTCCAACCTTTCCTTCTCCTTCCGCGGCAATGAGCCGGTGCGCGAGGCGATGCACGCGGTGTTCCTCTACCACGCCATCCAGGCGGGCATGGACATGGGCATCGTCAATGCCGGCCAGCTGGCGGTCTACGACAACATCGACCCCGAGCTGCGCGAGGCCTGCGAGGACGTGGTGCTGAACCGCCGCGCCGACGGCACCGAACGGCTGCTCGAAGTCGCCGAGCGTTTCCGTGGCGCCGGCGCTCGGGAAGGCCGGGTCCAGGATCTCTCCTGGCGCGAATGGAGTGTCGAGAAGCGTCTCGAACATGCGTTGGTCAACGGCATCACCGAATATATCGAAGCCGATACCGAGGAGGCGCGCCAGCAGGCCGCACGACCGCTGCACGTCATCGAAGGGCCGCTGATGGCCGGCATGAACGTCGTCGGCGATCTGTTCGGTTCGGGCAAGATGTTCCTGCCGCAGGTGGTCAAATCGGCGCGCGTCATGAAGCAGGCGGTCGCCGTGCTGCTGCCCTACATGGAAGAGGAAAAGCGCCTGAACGGCGGCGAGGAACGTCGCTCGGCCGGCAAGATCCTGATGGCGACGGTCAAGGGCGATGTGCATGATATCGGCAAGAACATCGTCGGCGTTGTGCTCGCCTGCAACAATTACGAGATCGTCGACCTCGGCGTCATGGTGCCGGCGACGAAGATTCTCGAAACAGCAATCGCCGAAAAGGTCGACGTCATCGGCCTATCCGGCCTGATCACCCCGTCGCTCGACGAGATGGTGCATGTCGCGGCCGAGATGGAGCGGCAGGGCTTCGAAATCCCGCTGCTGATCGGCGGGGCGACGACCAGCCGCGTCCATACGGCCGTCAAGATCCATCCCGGCTACAACAAGGGTCAGGCGATCTACGTCACCGATGCGAGCCGCGCCGTCGGCGTCGTCTCGGCGCTGCTGTCGCCGGAGACGCGCCAGGGTTATGTCGACGATACAAGGGCTGAATACGCCAAGGTGGCGGCCGCCCATGCGCGCAGCGAGGCAGAGAAAGTGCGCCTGCCATTGCCGCGGGCCCGCGAGAATGCACATAAGGTCGACTGGTCCGGCTACCAGCCGACGAAGCCGCAATTCTTCGGCACGCAGGTGTTTGAGGATTACGATCTCGCCGAGCTTGCGCGGTATATCGACTGGACGCCGTTCTTCCAGACCTGGGAACTGCGCGGTCGTTTCCCTGGTATTCTCGACGACGAGAAGCAGGGCGAGGCGGCGCGTGCGCTCTGGGCCGACGCCCAGGCGATGCTGAAGAAGATCATCGACGAGAAGTGGTTCCGCCCGCGCGCCGTCATCGGTTTCTGGCCGGCCGGCGCCGTCGGCGACGATATTCGGCTGTTCACGGATGAAAGCCGCGGCGAGGAGCTTGCCACCTTCTACACCTTGCGGCAGCAGCTTTCGAAGCGGGACGGGCGGGCGAACGTGGCGCTCTCCGACTTCGTCGCGCCCGTCGCAAGCGGCGTGCAGGATTATGTCGGGGGCTTCGTCGTGACGGCTGGCATCGAGGAGATCGCCATCGCCGAGCGCTTCGAGCGCGCCAACGACGATTATTCCTCGATCCTCGTCAAGGCGCTGGCCGACCGCTTCGCCGAAGCTTTCGCCGAGCGCATGCATGAGCAGGTGCGGCGCGAATATTGGGGCTATGCCAGGGAAGAGCACCTCAGCAACGAGGATCTCATCGGCGAAGCCTATGCCGGCATCCGCCCGGCGCCCGGCTACCCCGCTCAGCCCGACCACACCGAGAAGAAGACGCTCTTCAAGCTGCTCGATGCGGAACATACCGCGGGCGTGAAGCTGACGGAGAGCTACGCGATGTGGCCCGGTTCGTCCGTCTCGGGTCTCTATATCGGCCACCCCGACTCCTATTATTTCGGCGTCGCCAAGGTGGAGCGCGATCAGGTGGAAGACTATGCCAAGCGCAAGGGCATGGAGGTTCCCGAAGTCGAGCGCTGGCTCGGGCCGGTGCTGAACTACGTGCCGCGCAAGACGGACGAAGAGATCGAGGATGCGGCCTGA
- a CDS encoding type II toxin-antitoxin system prevent-host-death family antitoxin gives MAQTTSLEFQRQARHEPIEITCHGRREFVLMSAEQYDWLKAASRRAHKTVDALPVVIDAVEKAGMDAAHSPANS, from the coding sequence ATGGCTCAGACCACGTCTCTGGAATTTCAGCGTCAGGCGCGGCATGAGCCCATCGAGATCACCTGTCATGGCCGCCGCGAATTCGTGCTGATGTCGGCCGAGCAATACGATTGGCTGAAAGCCGCCTCGCGACGAGCGCACAAAACCGTCGACGCCTTGCCCGTCGTCATCGATGCCGTCGAGAAAGCTGGGATGGATGCCGCACACTCGCCGGCGAACTCATGA
- a CDS encoding GntR family transcriptional regulator, protein MTDDLATLLSLQRLQAAGTGPLYVKLRRTLEEAVRTGTLGHGDALPPERDIAEFAAVSRVTVRKAIDELVADGLLVRRHGSGTFVAKPVSKVEQRLSQLTSFTEDMARRGMSSRSEWLHKGVHTPSPDEMMILGLGTDVKVSRLSRLRIADDQPLAIENASVSGEFLPDPSAVTNSLYAELERLNVRPVRAVQRISATNMKEADAQLLGVPVGAAGLSIERISYLGSGRAVEFTRSLYRGDAYDFVAELTIGVT, encoded by the coding sequence ATGACCGACGACCTCGCCACTCTCCTTTCCCTGCAGCGCCTGCAGGCCGCCGGCACCGGCCCGCTCTATGTCAAGCTGCGCCGCACGCTGGAAGAAGCGGTGCGCACCGGCACGCTCGGCCACGGCGATGCGCTGCCGCCGGAACGCGATATCGCGGAATTCGCCGCCGTCAGCCGCGTCACCGTGCGCAAGGCAATCGATGAACTCGTCGCCGACGGCCTGCTGGTGCGCCGCCACGGCTCCGGCACCTTCGTCGCCAAGCCGGTCTCGAAGGTCGAGCAGCGCCTGTCACAGCTCACCTCCTTCACTGAGGATATGGCGCGCCGTGGCATGTCCTCCCGTTCGGAGTGGCTGCACAAGGGCGTCCACACCCCCTCGCCCGACGAGATGATGATTCTCGGCCTCGGCACCGACGTGAAGGTGTCGCGCCTTTCGCGCCTGCGCATCGCCGACGATCAGCCGCTGGCGATCGAGAACGCCAGCGTCTCCGGCGAATTCCTGCCCGATCCCTCAGCTGTCACCAACTCGCTCTATGCCGAACTCGAACGCCTCAACGTGCGGCCGGTACGCGCCGTGCAGCGCATCTCGGCGACCAATATGAAGGAAGCCGACGCCCAGCTTCTCGGCGTCCCCGTCGGCGCCGCCGGCCTGTCGATCGAGCGCATCTCCTATCTCGGCTCCGGCCGTGCCGTCGAATTCACCCGCTCGCTCTATCGCGGCGACGCCTACGATTTCGTCGCCGAGCTGACGATCGGGGTGACCTGA
- a CDS encoding N-acetylglucosamine kinase, which produces MTELAIGIDGGGTSCRAAVADRDGNVIGRGKSGPANILSDLEHSLLNIVESARQALSDAGLDAEDLSSVVSVVGVAGANVMDYGERIERALPFAEGRVVTDALISLQGALGDADGIVAAFGTGSVYNARRDGRLRGIGGWGFVVGDQASGARLGRDLMERSLLAHDGVRPASPITEAIMAEYGNDPERIVEFAHTARPKDFARYAPIVFEHATRGDAVAAGIVSDAATAIGESLEALLWPECPSICLLGGLAEAYEPWLSERYRSRLARPRNDAQQGAVELAVKLLNDRQRGAA; this is translated from the coding sequence ATGACGGAGCTGGCAATCGGCATAGATGGCGGCGGAACGAGCTGCCGGGCGGCGGTCGCGGATAGGGATGGCAATGTCATCGGCCGCGGCAAATCTGGCCCCGCCAACATCCTGTCCGATCTGGAACACTCTCTTCTCAACATCGTCGAATCCGCCCGGCAGGCATTGAGCGATGCCGGGCTCGACGCTGAGGATCTTTCCTCAGTTGTATCGGTCGTCGGCGTCGCCGGCGCCAATGTCATGGATTACGGTGAGCGAATCGAAAGAGCTCTGCCCTTTGCCGAAGGCCGCGTTGTTACCGATGCCTTGATCTCTCTTCAGGGTGCGCTCGGCGATGCCGACGGCATCGTCGCCGCCTTCGGCACCGGCTCGGTCTATAATGCCCGGCGGGACGGCCGCCTGCGCGGCATCGGCGGCTGGGGCTTCGTCGTCGGCGACCAGGCAAGCGGCGCCCGCCTTGGCCGCGATCTCATGGAGCGATCACTGCTCGCCCATGACGGCGTGCGCCCGGCTTCGCCCATCACCGAAGCGATCATGGCCGAATATGGCAACGATCCGGAGCGCATCGTCGAATTCGCCCATACGGCACGGCCGAAGGATTTTGCCCGTTACGCGCCGATTGTTTTCGAACATGCGACAAGGGGCGATGCCGTCGCGGCCGGCATCGTCAGCGATGCGGCAACAGCGATCGGCGAAAGCCTCGAGGCGCTGCTCTGGCCCGAATGCCCCTCGATCTGCCTGCTCGGCGGCCTCGCCGAAGCTTATGAACCCTGGCTTTCCGAACGCTACAGGTCGCGGCTTGCCAGACCCAGGAACGATGCCCAGCAAGGCGCGGTGGAACTTGCGGTCAAGCTCCTCAACGACAGACAGAGAGGTGCGGCATGA